CGCAAAGTTGCCGAGCTCATAGGCCGTAAAAAAGAAGATTAAGAAAAGAGAGCGTTATCGTATTATGACTTCACCAACCCCGTTGATAGGCGTTTCCAGCCCCATGCTGAAAATAAAGGAACTGATCAACCATGTCGCCCAAACCAGTCTGAATATCCTGATCACAGGAGAGACGGGTGTTGGAAAGGAAGTGGTTGCCCAGAGCCTGCATGCTGAATCGAATCGGTCCAAAAATAGTTTTGTAAAAATAAATTGTGCAGCCTTACCTGAAACCCTTCTGGAATCAGAACTGTACGGGTATGAAAAAGGCGCTTTTACCGGGGCACACAAAAAACGCTATGGTAAATTTTTGACAGCAGACAAGGGTGTTCTTTTTCTTGACGAAATTGGGGATATGCCACTTAGCCTTCAATCAAAAATGCTCCACGTACTCCAAAGCGGCGAGTTTTCTCCCTTGGGGTCAGACCAGGATTTTAAAACCGATGTCTGGGTCATTGCAGCAACCAACCAGTGTCTTGAAGAAAATATAAAAAATAAAACCTTTAGAGAGGATCTTTTTTATCGGCTTAATATTATAAAAATAGACATCCCCCCCCTCCGTGAACGCCCCGAGGATATTCCCGCCCTCATCGAATATTATTATAAAAAATACTTGCCGGAACATCCCAACATTCAGGCTGAAAGGCCTGATAAACAGATTATGGAAAGGCTTTGCCGTTATCACTGGCCAGGCAATGTGCGCCAGCTGCAAAATTGTATAAAAAAACAGATGGTGCTCAATTCCTGGGACAAAATTTTTGACGAGTTGCCCAATGACGCATACATTACCGGGAAATCGTCTTCGGAAAACACCTCCCAGGGTCAATTGCCCGGTTCCGGTATGTATTCGCCTGAGTATAAACTTGAGAACGACCCTGGAAACCGTCGACTGAGGATCATTTCAGAATTTGTTGATCTGTCCACAAGTTCTGAAAAATTATTTGAAGACATCTCTTTGAAAAAAATAAAAAAACTTGCCTCTGACAAGGTGGAAAAGGAAGTGATCATTTTTGTGCTGGAAAAAGTGGGGTGGAACCGATCC
This window of the uncultured Desulfobacter sp. genome carries:
- a CDS encoding sigma-54 dependent transcriptional regulator; its protein translation is MTSPTPLIGVSSPMLKIKELINHVAQTSLNILITGETGVGKEVVAQSLHAESNRSKNSFVKINCAALPETLLESELYGYEKGAFTGAHKKRYGKFLTADKGVLFLDEIGDMPLSLQSKMLHVLQSGEFSPLGSDQDFKTDVWVIAATNQCLEENIKNKTFREDLFYRLNIIKIDIPPLRERPEDIPALIEYYYKKYLPEHPNIQAERPDKQIMERLCRYHWPGNVRQLQNCIKKQMVLNSWDKIFDELPNDAYITGKSSSENTSQGQLPGSGMYSPEYKLENDPGNRRLRIISEFVDLSTSSEKLFEDISLKKIKKLASDKVEKEVIIFVLEKVGWNRSKAAKILKVSYKTLLYKMSEFDVNPPIS